DNA sequence from the Coturnix japonica isolate 7356 chromosome 3, Coturnix japonica 2.1, whole genome shotgun sequence genome:
CCCACTGTAGTTTGTGTCTGCATCTAAAGGTATAAAGAGACTTTATTCTAGAAAGAAGTATaattctttcctgttttgaCAGCAACATTTGTTCaatgtgaattttaaaacatctcCAGTATTTTCTCACTGTATGCATCTTGCAATGCCAGTCTAAAAACTGGCTCTGTAAGTTGCTTAGAAGATAAATGTTGTGCtcccaaaaccaaaaccagtgTTAGCATACACTCTAAACTATTGTAAAACAACGTGAAGATAACTTAGTTTTAGAGAGGCCAGTTCTCTGTTACACTAAATCGAGTTGCATTCCCCAAGTTCAGTGACACAGTGAGTTAATTGAACTTTCTGGATCACTTGATGTTTTATTGCATGGGATGTCTAGAATTCACTAGAGTGTAATTAATCTTTCAACTGAAGTATTGTACATTTGGATTTTTTGCTTGTATGAGCTCTGTAAACAGGTGTAGTATTTTAGTATTGCTTTTATTTCGCAtgcaagagagaagaaataaagatattttcatGTTTCCACCACTTTAGTTCAGTGCAGATGTGATCCTGattctgaaaagctgaatttcCTGTAGATTTTTCTAAAGTTCTGTGGCAGGAGAGTTAAGCAAGAGCCAGGAGCTGATGACTTCATGAAATAATACCATGATGGGTGAAAGATGGCAATATCTGCTGAGGCTGTGAGTGTATAGATCCAGATCCTTGTTCTTAATGCAACAGCTGGGCAAATAAACCAGTTGAGGGTAGCTTAAAGTGGAATTTGGTATAACTTGAAGTAAAGGGTAATCAAGTAAACTACTGAACAGCTCCGAATAGGTGATAAATCTATAATCCTCACTTGAGAGTGCATACCTGTAATTGTTGACCACATATAAGTGAAGGTTGAGTTAGATTTTTCAATTTACTCCTTTGATCAAAGGGCTATAATGTATAATTCTGCCTTCAGATGACCCCAGTCAATTGCTAGTTGATTAGTGTTGGTATATAATCTGTTTGAGAGGTTTAAAGCTATGTGAAGCATTATTGCACCGATCTTAGGACTGTTTCTGAGTTACTGAGTGAGGATCAGGGATTGATCTGTGGTCTGATGCATAATAGAATAAAACTCTGCTGTTAACCACCAACTGCTCAAGTATTGCTTCATAtgccagcattttttttaaacttgttaCTCTAAACAAGCCTCTGTTCAATTGCTGTTGTCTAAATTCTGGGCTTCTTGTTTGTCTGTTGATTGTTGTAGCCGAAAAATTTTCATTCTTGGGCCTTCCCATCACGTGCCCCTTTCCCGATGTGCACTTTCCAGTGTGGACATTTATAGAACACCTCTGTATGATCTCCGAATTGACCAAAAGAGTAAGTGTGCAATAAAGCTTACCTGCTGTTGGCTGCTGGGGCTTCAGAATTAGCTGCGGTGGTGCAGTGCTGAGGACCATTATAGTGCTGGGCATATCATTGCTCTTCTGTGGCATACAGATGTGAAAGTTTTACTCCAATGAAAGCTAACTTCTTGAAGATCCTAACATATTAAGGTCTTTTTGCTCCAGCATTCTCTGAATTATTCTGTCTGCAAAAAACCACAGTGTTTTAGTTGGTTTGAATGTATTTCTaatgaaggaacagaaaactaCCTTTATTTGGCTGTCCCATTGcatgtgacttttttttcttttttaattagtgTAGTACCTACAAAATTTAATGTTAGTCCATGAAAGACTGGTCTTCGAGAGTAAGTTTAAAGATGCACTGAAGATGGCTGTGATGTTCTGAGTCATATAATTTTCAAAGTATATCTAAACTATACTTTTCAGAAGTGCTTGTTAGCCAAATTTGTTGCTGCTTCATTATCACTGATTAACTGAGCCAGATCAGGCTTCCTGCATGATGCCTGTAAAAACTTCCTTAGGTGCCAAATATTCAAGGTTTTGCAGAACGCCTTTATGTAATGGAGAACAAGGCAGAGCCCTACGTCAGTCTACCCACCGAGTAGAGCTTCCTAATGCAGAGATCACTGTTTGCATACCACCAGGTTCACTTAAGAGAATGAAACATAGCTTATAGGTATGCATTACTTAATCAGATTTTGCTGTCTGATAATTCAGTTAATAGTAAACTATATTAAGTAGTAATACATCCAGCAATGACTCAGCTGGTCAACTTCTCAAAAACAATGTGATGGTGTAGTTTGGGAAAATAAGAGTTGAAAGACTAGGCACCTGCATGTATATTTTCTAATGTTCTACTATGCCATGAAGTTTCATTATTAGATCTTGTAGCATAGCTGAAAATCTCTATACCAACAAGGTGACTGATTTAACACAACTTTATTCTGTAAATTAAATAGTTTATGACTTGAACGTAATTTTAATCTTACGTTTATGTAGAAATCAAGTGGTTTATGTTGACAGTTCTTGGAGACAAGTAGTTTGATTTATTGGGCTTGTTTCTGATAATGGTGCACTacattttgctttattgtttGTGTGTGGGGAAGAATGATACAAATGATTTTTGATTCATTTCAGTTTATGGAGAACTGTGGAAGACCGGAATGTTTGAGCGTATGTCTTTACAGACAGATGAAGATGAACACAGTATTGAAATGCATTTGCCTTATACTGCTAAAGCCATGGAAAGGTACTAGGGCTATTTACTTCTTGTACAGGAACATACATGATGTGCATTAAAATGCAGTTGAGACATTTACCgtacagaaggaagaaataatatcTTTGTAGAGATTTTCCTACCATAGTCCCCCATCCCTCAAGGAAAACCTTGGGGAGGAGGGGTCAGAGACGAGTATTATTTGCTTGGAAGAGTAGTCTGCATTTGGGCAGTACTTGTAcacagagattttatttattgatttcacttgtttttctattttgcagcaaaaatgctgttttggggggggggttgtatTTTGAAACTGAAGTAGTTTGAGGTTTTAGATTAACTTAAGAGTATGATCTTATCAAGTGAACTGTGTCTCGAAAACGtccttttaaaacattctgcaaaTTGTTAGCAAGTCTTAAAACACCTTAAGATGACAGTTAAATtacagccttttttcttttgcttataaGCCATAAGGATGAGTTTACTATTATTCCTGTGTTGGTCGGAGCACTGAGTGAGGCAAAAGAGCAGGAATTTGGAAAACTCTTCAGTAAATACCTAGCTGATCCTAGTAACCTCTTTGTGGTTTCTTCTGACTTTTGCCATTGGGGTAAGTTTCACATCTCTTTATGACAGCAGTATGATTAATATTTTGTATTCACTTTTTAAAGAACGTCTttcattaaatgcattttgacaTTTTAACTTTTGGTAAATGTGTATTTGAAACTTAAATATGTttgtaaagctgaaaaaaaaaagttggagCAATAGACAAAACTAAAATGATACTACAAAGTGA
Encoded proteins:
- the MEMO1 gene encoding protein MEMO1 isoform X2 translates to MMGERWQYLLRLRKIFILGPSHHVPLSRCALSSVDIYRTPLYDLRIDQKIYGELWKTGMFERMSLQTDEDEHSIEMHLPYTAKAMESHKDEFTIIPVLVGALSEAKEQEFGKLFSKYLADPSNLFVVSSDFCHWGQRFRYSYYDESQGEIYRSIEHLDKMGMNIIEQLDPVSFSNYLKKYHNTICGRHPIGVLLNAINELQKNGMNMSFSFLNYAQSSQCRNWQDSSVSYAAGALMVH